A stretch of Brassica napus cultivar Da-Ae chromosome C6, Da-Ae, whole genome shotgun sequence DNA encodes these proteins:
- the LOC106402664 gene encoding protein BRASSINAZOLE-RESISTANT 1-like has product MKKRIIPREHYLLLLLQSAFTQSSPIKESCLMTSDGATTSISAAAAARRKPSWRERENNRRRERRRRAIAAKIYTGLRAQGGYNLPKHCDNNEVLKALCSEAGWLVEEDGTTYRKGCSRPSPLSSAFQSPIPSYQVSPSSSRGEPNNSTFFPFLRNGAVPSLRISNSCPVTPPLSSPSSKNAKPLPTWDSIAKQSMVNANKQSMASFNYPFYAVSAPASPTRRQFYAPVTIPECDESDSSTVDSGHWISFQRFSQHQQPFSGSMVPTSPAFNLVKPPPVPQLMSPNAAFQGMIGQSSEFEFENSRVKPWEGERIHDVGMEDLELTLGNGKARG; this is encoded by the exons ATGAAAAAGCGTATTATTCCTCGTGAGCACtaccttctccttcttcttcagtctGCGTTCACACAATCTTCACCCATCAAAGAAAGCTGTTTGATGACGTCGGATGGGGCTACAACATCCATATCAGCAGCTGCTGCGGCGAGGAGGAAACCGTCGTGGAGGGAGAGGGAGAACAAtcggaggagagagagaaggagaagagcCATCGCAGCAAAGATATACACAGGGCTAAGAGCTCAAGGTGGTTATAATCTTCCAAAACATTGCGATAACAATGAGGTCCTCAAGGCTCTCTGTTCTGAAGCTGGTTGGCTCGTTGAAGAAGACGGCACCACTTATCGCAAg GGATGCAGCAGGCCGAGTCCTCTCTCTTCGGCTTTTCAAAGTCCCATCCCTTCTTACCAAGTCAGCCCATCTTCCTCTCGTGGTGAGCCCAACAACAGCACCTTCTTCCCTTTCCTCAGAAACGGCGCCGTTCCTTCCCTCAGAATCTCAAACAGCTGTCCCGTTACTCCACCCCTCTCCTCTCCATCTTCCAAGAACGCTAAACCGTTACCTACATGGGACTCTATCGCTAAGCAGTCCATGGTCAACGCTAATAAACAGTCAATGGCGTCCTTTAACTATCCTTTCTATGCGGTTTCTGCACCTGCTAGTCCCACCCGTCGTCAGTTCTATGCTCCTGTTACAATACCTGAATGTGATGAGTCTGACTCTTCCACTGTTGACTCTGGTCATTGGATAAGCTTTCAGAGGTTTTCTCAACATCAACAGCCATTCTCTGGCTCTATGGTGCCGACTTCTCCTGCGTTTAATCTTGTGAaacctcctcctgtgcctcagCTGATGTCTCCAAACGCTGCGTTTCAAGGGATGATTGGTCAAAGCTCTGAGTTTGAATTTGAGAATAGTCGAGTTAAGCCGTGGGAAGGGGAGAGGATACATGATGTTGGTATGGAGGATCTTGAGCTTACTCTTGGAAACGGCAAGGCTCGTGGTTGA
- the LOC106402665 gene encoding DNA-3-methyladenine glycosylase-like, producing MSALTKLRSPVKPMVVEPRAILCSTGNRVKPSKTEIAAKKKKPQVAKSPAKSNFSASTDDSSSTTSSSERSSVKTAESKKLITPSKRNGSVTKHNSVAAAGDILPESPGPVKRCHWITPNSDSIYVKFHDEEWGVPVRDDKKLFELLVFSQALAEFSWPSILHKRDAFRKLFEDFDPLAISEFTEKRLMSLKVNGCLVLSEQKLRAIVDNAKSVLKVKQEFGSFSNYCWRFVNHKPLRNGYRYGRQVPVKSPKAEYISKDMMQRGFRCVGPTVIYSFLQVSGIVNDHLTTCFRYQECNAETETELDLHSIM from the exons ATGTCTGCACTCACTAAGCTTCGTTCTCCGGTTAAACCGATGGTTGTTGAGCCACGAGCAATCCTCTGTTCAACCGGGAACAGAGTCAAACCTTCGAAAACAGAGATCGccgcgaagaagaagaagccacaaGTGGCGAAATCTCCGGCGAAGAGCAACTTTTCAGCCTCGACTGATGACTCATCTTCGACAACATCTTCCTCGGAGCGTTCGTCGGTGAAGACGGCAGAGTCTAAGAAATTGATAACTCCGTCGAAACGGAACGGGTCAGTGACGAAGCACAACAGTGTCGCCGCCGCTGGAGACATTCTTCCTGAGAGTCCGGGACCGGTCAAGAGATGCCACTGGATCACACCTAACTCAG ACTCGATCTACGTGAAGTTTCATGACGAGGAGTGGGGTGTTCCAGTTCGTGACGACAAGAAACTCTTTGAGCTGCTTGTGTTCTCACAAGCATTAGCTGAGTTTAGCTGGCCCTCGATTCTACACAAAAGAGATGCCTTTAG GAAGCTCTTTGAAGATTTTGATCCTTTAGCTATATCAGAATTCACTGAGAAGAGGTTGATGTCTCTTAAAGTAAACGGATGTCTTGTTCTGTCCGAACAGAAACTGCGAGCCATTGTCGATAACGCAAAATCAGTTCTCAAG GTCAAGCAAGAGTTTGGATCATTCAGCAACTACTGTTGGAGATTTGTGAACCACAAGCCACTAAGAAATGGATACCGCTATGGTCGCCAAGTCCCTGTTAAATCCCCAAAGGCAGAGTACATTAGCAAAGATATGATGCAGAGAGGGTTCCGCTGCGTTGGTCCTACTGTTATTTATTCCTTCTTGCAGGTCTCTGGCATTGTGAATGATCATCTCACAACTTGCTTCAGATACCAAGAATGTAATGCTGAGACTGAGACCGAACTGGATCTGCATTCCATCATGTGA
- the LOC106402606 gene encoding cytochrome P450 734A6, with protein MAVPLVFFLFLFLLIFRFVYTNLWIPWRLQSHFNKLRLTGPRYRIFTGNSSEVTRLTAEAKSKPIPSGDNNPHEFVHRVAPHYHNWSRAYGKTFLYWFGTKPVVATSDPKLIREALKIKSFDRIGHNPLSKLLYAQGLPGLRGDQWAFHRRIAVQAFTMDKVKRWVPQMVASTLMFLEKWEEMRNGEEEVELDVHKEIHSLSAHMLSRTAFGNNVEEGKRIFALQERMMRLFYLVRWSIYIPGYRFLPSKTNREIWSIEKQIRGSILGLIEKNKTRDAEIAGTLLQAFMSPYVNQNGQEEKLGIEEVIDECKTFYFAAKETTGDLMTWVLVLLAMHQEWQSTAREEVIRVLGPNGLPTPDILQDLKTLGMIINETLRLYPPAMTLNRDTLRKAKLGSLEIPEGTQLYLSVVAMHHDREAWGEDAEEFNPGRFEDTRKESALLVPFGLGVRTCVGQNLAVVEAKTVLATILRHYSFRLSPSYVHAPVLFVTLQPQKGAHLLFSRI; from the exons ATGGCAGTGCCCttggtcttcttcctctttctcttccttctcatcTTCAGATTCGTTTACACTAACCTATGGATCCCATGGAGACTCCAATCTCATTTCAACAAGCTTCGCTTAACGGGACCTCGTTACCGGATATTCACCGGAAACTCGTCGGAAGTTACCCGTCTAACAGCAGAAGCGAAGTCAAAGCCGATACCTTCCGGAGACAACAACCCTCACGAGTTCGTACACCGTGTGGCGCCTCACTACCACAACTGGTCACGCGCCTACGGGAAGACTTTCCTCTACTGGTTCGGTACCAAACCGGTGGTTGCCACGTCGGATCCGAAACTAATCAGGGAAGCTTTGAAGATCAAGTCGTTTGATCGTATCGGACATAACCCTTTGTCTAAGCTTCTTTACGCTCAGGGTCTTCCTGGGCTTCGAGGTGATCAATGGGCTTTCCATAGAAGAATCGCTGTTCAAGCTTTCACCATGGATAAAGTCAAG AGGTGGGTGCCGCAAATGGTGGCAAGTACTTTGATGTTTCTGGAGAAATGGGAGGAGATGAGAAATGGAGAAGAGGAGGTTGAGCTAGATGTACACAAAGAGATACACAGTTTGTCTGCACATATGTTATCAAGAACAGCTTTTGGTAACAACGTAGAAGAAGGAAAACGAATCTTTGCGTTGCAAGAGCGTATGATGCGTCTCTTCTACCTAGTCCGATGGAGCATTTACATCCCCGGGTACAG ATTCTTGCCTTCCAAGACTAATAGAGAGATATGGAGTATTGAGAAACAAATCCGTGGTTCTATCCTGGGACTCATCGAGAAAAACAAGACAAGAGACGCGGAGATAGCAGGAACCCTGCTTCAGGCTTTTATGTCTCCTTACGTCAATCAGAATGGTCAAGAGGAGAAGCTTGGGATTGAAGAAGTTATAGATGAGTGCAAGACTTTCTACTTTGCAGCCAAAGAAACAACTGGTGATCTCATGACATGGGTGTTAGTCCTCTTAGCTATGCATCAAGAATGGCAAAGCACTGCTCGAGAAGAAGTTATACGTGTCCTTGGACCTAACGGGCTTCCCACACCAGACATCTTACAAGACCTCAAGACA TTAGGTATGATAATCAATGAGACGCTTCGGCTCTACCCTCCAGCGATGACACTAAACCGTGACACACTCAGGAAAGCTAAGCTAGGAAGCCTCGAGATTCCTGAAGGAACTCAACTGTACTTATCGGTTGTCGCGATGCACCACGACAGAGAGGCATGGGGAGAAGACGCGGAGGAGTTTAACCCGGGTAGGTTTGAAGACACCAGGAAAGAATCAGCTCTGCTTGTGCCGTTTGGGTTAGGGGTGAGGACTTGCGTGGGACAGAACCTCGCAGTGGTTGAGGCCAAAACAGTTCTTGCCACGATCTTGAGGCATTACAGTTTCAGGTTGTCTCCAAGTTATGTCCATGCTCCTGTTTTGTTTGTGACCTTGCAGCCTCAAAAAGGTGCTCATCTTCTCTTTAGTAGGATTTAA
- the LOC106406718 gene encoding J domain-containing protein required for chloroplast accumulation response 1-like, whose product MQTLPNSPPLLRRPGGDDDVDIDFRDVFGGPPKRRSKVVETTGRHSFSEIRRRDVIVDNSALILRDEKPVFGEDPSSIRRRFTADDFFDDIFRVNESSSSSSPQRKIKNEQETFGSSLPGSRILSPARPIPHKVESPPGTSFPAQFSLPAKLIKGTEMPTFGSAARSLSRNKEAASSSPLSRTSSKADDMVGSTASDGYVAPKVVNGKVRQFHFSIYKWPNKGVPVAMWGSSRLSSMAKAEETTPSDLRPTSVEAEGKSSHNRPGVQKEEEMSEQAFSSNVSKAPDEAMVKPLHSFLDDKDERQGEDIVLEREEKKVKSKAKSMRSSAGDSRSKKKAQGSRSPLDSPMPDKSNLASTSSVPEVSKDGAKGKVMDFVKIFSQGTSAGAGGEPLGQSSRWRAKENPVTDINKDGAKAKETVKAPDQQKKSTPVTPAMDQDQKPSQATHKKVADSSKPSGVTEQEKRQEPSTAHVTSEDIDEPFHVNFLVEDITQDENEMEETRNDAVEFQNIDAKIRKWSSGKSGNIRSLLSTLQYILWPGCGWKAVPLMDMIEGNAVRKSYQRALLILHPDKLQQKGASANQKYMAEKVFELLQEAWDHFNTLGPV is encoded by the exons ATGCAGACACTACCAAACTCACCACCTCTCCTGCGTCGTCCCGGCGGGGACGATGACGTGGACATAGACTTCAGGGACGTGTTCGGTGGTCCGCCTAAAAGACGGTCCAAAGTTGTTGAAACCACCGGTAGACATAGCTTCAGTGAAATCAGGCGGCGTGACGTCATCGTCGACAACAGCGCGCTGATTCTCCGAGACGAGAAGCCTGTGTTCGGGGAAGACCCGTCATCCATCCGTCGTCGTTTCACTGCTGATGATTTCTTTGACGATATCTTCAGAGTGAATgaatcttcatcatcatcttcgcCGCAGAGGAAGATAAAGAACGAGCAAGAAACGTTCGGATCATCACTTCCGGGTTCTCGGATCCTTAGCCCGGCTCGTCCTATCCCTCACAAAGTCGAGTCTCCTCCTGGGACTTCGTTTCCTGCACAGTTCAG TCTTCCTGCAAAGCTAATCAAAGGGACAGAGATGCCTACGTTTGGTTCAGCTGCTCGGAGTTTAAGCAGGAACAAGGAAGCTGCTTCAAGTTCTCCTTTGTCAAGAACTTCAAGCAAAGCTGATGATATGGTGGGGTCTACTGCTTCAGATGGTTATGTTGCTCCAAAGGTTGTTAATGGGAAAGTGAGGCAGTTTCACTTCTCTATCTACAAGTGGCCTAATAAAGGAGTTCCTGTTGCCATGTGGGGCAGTTCTAGGTTGAGCTCTATGGCTAAAGCTGAAGAGACGACACCTAGTGATTTGCGTCCTACTTCAGTTGAAGCAGAAGGAAAAAGCTCACACAATCGTCCTGGTGTTCagaaagaagaggagatgtCTGAACAAGCCTTCTCTAGCAATGTGTCTAAAGCTCCTGATGAGGCTATGGTGAAACCTCTACATTCGTTTTTAGATGATAAGGACGAGAGACAAG GTGAGGATATAGTGTTAGAGAGGGAAGAGAAAAAAGTTAAAAGCAAAGCGAAGAGTATGAGAAGCTCTGCAGGAGATTCAAGAAGCAAAAAGAAAGCACAAGGTAGTAGAAGTCCTTTGGATAGCCCGATGCCTGATAAATCCAACTTGGCAAGTACATCTTCAGTACCAGAAGTTAGCAAAGATGGAGCCAAAGGGAAAGTGATGGACTTTGTTAAGATTTTTAGTCAAGGAACTTCAGCTGGAGCAGGTGGGGAACCTCTTGGGCAAAGCTCTAGATGGAGAGCTAAAGAAAATCCTGTGACTGATATCAATAAAGACGGTGCTAAGGCCAAAGAAACTGTAAAGGCTCCTGATCAACAAAAGAAATCAACTCCAGTTACACCCGCCATG GACCAGGATCAGAAACCTTCACAGGCAACTCATAAAAAGGTCGCAGATAGTAGTAAGCCTAGTGGTGTTACTGAACAAGAGAAGAGACAGGAACCTAGCACAG CACATGTTACCTCAGAGGATATAGACGAGCCCTTCCATGTAAATTTCCTG GTGGAGGATATAACACAAGATGAGAACGAAATGGAAGAAACCAGAAATGATGCTGTAGAATTCCAG AACATCGATGCTAAAATCCGCAAGTGGTCAAGCGGAAAGAGTGGAAACATCCGGTCTCTCCTGTCCACACTGCAATAT ATTCTATGGCCCGGGTGTGGATGGAAGGCGGTTCCTCTCATGGACATGATCGAAGGAAACGCAGTTCGAAAATCGTACCAGAGAGCTTTACTAATCCTTCATCCAGATAAGTTACAACAAAAGGGTGCATCCGCAAACCAGAAATACATGGCTGAGAAAGTTTTCGAGTTGTTACAG GAAGCATGGGACCATTTCAACACTCTCGGACCGGTTTAA